A single genomic interval of Prunus dulcis chromosome 5, ALMONDv2, whole genome shotgun sequence harbors:
- the LOC117628704 gene encoding NAC domain-containing protein 86, which yields MAPVGLPPGFRFHPTDEELVNYYLKRKINGQEIELDIIPEVDLYKCEPWELAEKSFLPSRDPEWYFFGPRDRKYPNGFRTNRATRAGYWKSTGKDRRVTCQNRAIGMKKTLVYYRGRAPQGIRTDWVMHEYRLDDKDSCSDDTSSSSSSSSPCAAIQDSFALCRVFKKNGICSEMEEQQGQYSASLIQERSSQGTTGSTTNFNDCETMSPDIPMTASSCLEEDDKDDSWMQFITDDPWMHQCSTNPAMPAEEHLSHVPFTN from the exons ATGGCGCCAGTGGGATTACCTCCTGGTTTCAGGTTCCATCCAACAGACGAAGAGCTTGTCAATTATTATCTCAAGAGGAAAATTAATGGCCAAGAGATTGAGCTTGATATCATTCCTGAAGTTGATCTCTACAAATGCGAGCCTTGGGAATTAGCAG aaaaatcatttttgCCAAGCAGAGACCCGGAATGGTACTTCTTTGGACCCCGGGATCGAAAATACCCAAATGGATTTAGAACAAACAGAGCGACGAGAGCAGGATACTGGAAGTCGACTGGGAAAGATAGGAGAGTGACATGCCAGAATCGAGCCATAGGAATGAAGAAGACACTAGTTTACTACAGAGGGCGAGCCCCTCAGGGAATTCGCACCGATTGGGTCATGCACGAATATCGCCTTGATGACAAGGACTCATGCTCCGACGAcacctcttcctcttcctcttcctcatccCCTTGTGCCGCCATTCAG GATTCTTTTGCATTATGTCGCGTGTTCAAGAAAAATGGTATCTGCTCAGAGATGGAAGAGCAGCAAGGGCAATATAGTGCATCCCTAATTCAGGAAAGATCATCACAAGGTACCACTGGTAGTACTACAAATTTTAATGATTGTGAAACCATGTCGCCGGATATTCCGATGACAGCATCGTCATGCCTGGAGGAAGATGACAAAGACGATTCATGGATGCAGTTCATCACAGATGATCCATGGATGCACCAGTGTTCTACTAACCCTGCTATGCCTGCTGAAGAGCACCTCTCTCATGTCCCCTTCACAAACTAA
- the LOC117629176 gene encoding pentatricopeptide repeat-containing protein At3g16610, whose product MLWLATARRLTRRQFVDQFTTQPLALVILVTTTHSFSTNTLTSLDSYYANLVQACIRSKSLPQAKKIHQHLLKNTTRLKDTSFLLEKVAHLYITCNQVDLASRVFDEIPQPSVILWNLLIRAYAWNGPFERAIHLYYDLLQSGVKPTKYTYPFVLKACSGLQALEAGRQIHEHAKALGLASDVYVCTALIDLYAKCGDLAWAQTVFRGMLYKDVVAWNAMIAGFSLHGLYDDTIQMLVQMQKAGTSPNASTIVAVLPTVAQANALSQGKAMHGFSLRRSLGGEVVLGTGLLDMYSKCQCIAYARRIFDAIDVKNEVCWSAMIGAYVICDSMREAMALFDEMVLRKEINPTPVTLGSILRACTKLTDLSRGRQVHCYVIKSGFDLNTMVGNTILSMYAKCGIIDDAVRFFDKMNSKDTVSYSAIISGCVQNGYAKEALLIFHHMQLSGFDPDLATMVGVLPACSHLAALQHGACGHAYSIVHGFGTDTSICNVLIDMYSKCGKINRGRQVFDRMITRDIISWNAMIVGYGIHGLGMAAISQFHHMLAAGIKPDDVTFIGLLSACSHSGLVTEGKHWFSAMSEDFNITPRMEHYICMVDLLGRAGLLAEAHVFIQKMPFEADVRVWSALLAACRVHNNIELGEEVSKKIQGKGLEGTGNLVLLSNIYSAVGRWDDAAYVRIKQKGQGLKKSPGCSWVEINGIIHGFVGGDQSHPQSAQIHEKLEELLVDMKRLGYCAENSFVLQDVEEEEKERILLYHSEKLAIAYAILSLRPGKPILVTKNLRVCGDCHAAIKVITIITKREIIVRDLSRFHHFKDGICNCADFW is encoded by the coding sequence ATGTTATGGTTGGCCACCGCAAGACGACTCACTCGACGCCAATTTGTTGACCAATTTACAACCCAACCACTTGCCTTAGTGATACTAGTAACAACAACGCACAGCTTTTCCACAAATACCCTCACTTCTCTCGACTCTTATTATGCAAACCTTGTTCAAGCCTGCATTCGATCTAAATCTCTCCCTCAAGCCAAGAAAATCCATCAGCATCTCTTGAAAAACACTACCCGCCTCAAGGACACCTCCTTTTTACTTGAAAAAGTAGCCCATTTGTATATAACCTGCAATCAAGTTGACCTCGCATCCCGCGTGTTCGATGAAATTCCCCAACCAAGTGTTATTCTTTGGAACCTTCTCATAAGAGCATACGCATGGAATGGACCCTTTGAACGAGCCATCCACTTGTACTATGACTTGCTCCAATCGGGTGTTAAGCCCACTAAGTACACTTACCCGTTTGTTCTCAAGGCCTGCTCGGGTTTACAAGCACTGGAAGCAGGTAGACAGATACATGAGCATGCCAAAGCACTTGGGCTTGCCTCTGATGTCTATGTTTGCACTGCTTTGATTGACCTCTATGCCAAGTGCGGGGACTTGGCATGGGCACAGACCGTCTTCCGTGGTATGCTGTATAAAGATGTCGTGGCATGGAATGCTATGATTGCCGGGTTTTCGCTTCACGGTCTTTATGATGACACTATACAAATGCTTGTTCAAATGCAAAAAGCGGGAACAAGTCCAAACGCTTCCACCATTGTTGCAGTTCTTCCAACAGTTGCACAAGCTAATGCATTGAGCCAAGGGAAGGCAATGCACGGTTTCTCCCTGAGAAGGAGCCTTGGTGGGGAAGTGGTGCTTGGAACTGGGCTTTTGGATATGTATTCTAAATGTCAGTGCATAGCTTATGCGAGGAGAATATTTGATGCAATTGATGTCAAGAACGAGGTTTGTTGGAGCGCTATGATAGGTGCGTACGTGATCTGTGACTCTATGAGAGAGGCGATGGCATTATTTGATGAAATGGTGCtaagaaaggaaataaatccaACACCGGTAACTCTTGGGAGTATACTCCGAGCTTGCACAAAGCTAACTGATCTGAGTAGAGGGAGACAGGTACATTGTTATGTAATTAAATCTGGGTTTGATTTAAATACAATGGTGGGAAACACAATCCTGTCTATGTATGCAAAGTGTGGGATCATAGATGACGCAGTCAGATTCTTTGATAAAATGAATTCAAAAGATACAGTTTCTTATAGTGCTATCATCTCGGGCTGCGTGCAGAATGGTTATGCAAAGGAAGCTTTACTTATATTTCATCATATGCAATTGTCCGGGTTTGATCCAGATTTGGCAACCATGGTGGGTGTTTTGCCAGCTTGTTCACATTTGGCTGCTCTTCAACATGGGGCCTGTGGTCACGCTTATTCAATTGTTCATGGCTTTGGTACTGACACCTCAATTTGTAATGTCTTAATAGACATGTACTCAAAGTGTGGGAAGATTAATAGAGGTAGACAAGTTTTTGACAGAATGATTACGCGGGATATTATCTCATGGAACGCAATGATAGTTGGTTATGGGATTCATGGCCTTGGGATGGCAGCTATTTCACAGTTCCATCATATGCTGGCAGCTGGCATTAAGCCAGACGACGTGACTTTCATTGGTCTCTTATCTGCTTGCAGCCATTCGGGGCTTGTCACTGAAGGCAAACACTGGTTTAGTGCTATGAGTGAGGATTTCAACATAACCCCGAGGATGGAACATTACATATGCATGGTGGATCTTCTCGGCCGGGCTGGACTTTTGGCGGAGGCGCACgttttcatacaaaaaatGCCATTTGAGGCTGACGTTCGTGTGTGGAGTGCATTGCTTGCTGCATGTAGGGTCCACAATAATATTGAACTTGGGGAAGAAGTATCCAAGAAAATTCAGGGGAAAGGACTCGAAGGTACTGGAAATTTGGTCCTTTTATCTAACATATACAGCGCTGTTGGGAGGTGGGATGATGCAGCCTATGTCAGAATCAAGCAGAAGGGCCAAGGCCTTAAGAAGAGTCCAGGATGCAGTTGGGTTGAGATAAACGGGATTATTCATGGATTTGTTGGTGGAGATCAGTCCCATCCTCAATCAGCTCAGATACATGAAAAACTAGAGGAACTACTAGTAGATATGAAAAGGCTGGGATATTGTGCAGAAAATAGTTTTGTTCTTCAAGATGTTGAggaagaggagaaagaaagaatccTCCTTTATCATAGTGAGAAGCTAGCCATTGCTTACGCAATTCTTAGTCTGAGGCCAGGCAAACCCATCTTAGTTACCAAGAATTTGCGGGTTTGTGGTGATTGCCATGCTGCCATAAAGGTCATCACTATTATTACAAAGAGAGAAATAATTGTAAGAGATTTGAGTCGGTTTCATCATTTCAAAGATGGAATTTGCAATTGTGCTGACTTctggtga
- the LOC117627223 gene encoding protein argonaute 1-like — protein sequence MGRKKRTQNPSGGESSERQEGSGGSDQAFRRTSPSPSPSPSPSPQQHNEGPRGGSYQGGRAWAPQGPQGPQGPQGPQGGQRGYGGGGGGRGRGMPQQQQYSYAGTSAQAHEYRGRGRGGQGGGGPTQAGGGRGGHGGGGRGRGGGGPSYVGGPARPSVPDLHQATPAPYVAGVTPQPTGPTAYAPYTPYEPQSSELVQPFQQISIQQEGAPAPAPVHAIQPIPASSKSVRFPLRPGRGTTGIKCIVKANHFFAELPDKDLHQYDVTITPDIASRRLNRAVMKRLVDLYRESHLGNRLPAYDGRKSLYTAGPLPFSSKEFKIALMDDDDGSGGQRREREFKVVIKFAARADLHHLELFLQGRQAEAPQEALQVLDIVLRELPTASYYPVGRSFYSPDLGRRQSLGEGLESWRGFYQSIRPTQMGLSLNIDMSSTAFIEPLPVIEFVNELLNRDISSRPLSDADRVKIKKALRGIKVEVTHRGNMRRKYRISGLTSQATRELTFPLDERGTMKSVVEYFHETYGFIIKHTQLPCLQVGNQQRSNYLPMEVCKIVEGQRYSRRLNERQITALLKVTCQRPHERELDIMQTVRQNAYHADPYAQEFGIKISENLTLVEARILPAPRLKYHDTGREKDCLPRVGQWNMMNKKMVNGGTVNNWMCINFSWNVQDAAARRFCHELAQMCNISGMAFNPEPVLPPISARPDQVERALKTRYHEAMTKLQPQGQELELLIAILPDNNGSLYGDLKRICETDLGLVSQCCLTKHVFKTNKQQYLANVTLKINVKVGGRNTVLVDALSRRIPLVSDRPTIIFGADVTHPHPGEDSSPSIAAVVASQDWPEVTKYAGLVSAQAHRQELIQDLFKTWQDPARGTMSGGMIKELLISFRRSTGQKPQRIIFYRDGVSEGQFYQVLLYELDAIRKACASLEPDYQPPVTFVVVQKRHHTRLFANNHSDPKAVDRSGNILPGTVVDSKICHPTEFDFYLCSHAGIQGTSRPAHYHVLWDENKFSADGLQTLTNNLCYTYARCTRSVSVVPPAYYAHLAAFRARFYLEPQTSEGGSVTSGANAGRGYTGGRGTRAPNANAAVRPLPALKENVKRVMFYC from the exons ATGGGGAGGAAGAAGCGAACTCAAAATCCTAGTGGAGGTGAAAGCTCCGAGCGTCAGGAAGGTAGTGGGGGCAGTGATCAAGCATTCCGAAGGACTTCCCCTTCACCTTCACCTTCACCTTCACCTTCACCCCAACAACACAATGAAGGACCAAGAGGAGGAAGTTACCAAGGTGGAAGAGCCTGGGCCCCACAAGGACCACAAGGGCCACAAGGACCACAAGGACCACAAGGAGGCCAGAGAGGctatggtggtggtggtggcggccGTGGCCGTGGGATGCCACAACAGCAGCAATATAGTTATGCTGGGACCTCGGCTCAGGCGCATGAATATCGAGGTAGGGGCAGGGGTGGTCAGGGAGGAGGAGGCCCAACTCAGGCAGGAGGAGGTCGTGGCGGTCATGGCGGCGGCGGTCGTGGCCGTGGGGGAGGAGGACCTTCTTATGTTGGTGGTCCAGCCAGACCATCAGTTCCCGACCTGCACCAAGCGACCCCTGCTCCATATGTTGCCGGGGTCACCCCTCAGCCCACAGGCCCCACAGCCTATGCACCCTATACGCCCTATGAGCCTCAGTCTTCAGAATTGGTACAGCCTTTTCAACAGATTTCTATCCAGCAAGAAGGTGCTCCTGCTCCTGCTCCTGTCCATGCAATTCAACCCATTCCAGCCTCAAGTAAGTCTGTGAGGTTCCCTCTTCGCCCTGGCAGAGGCACCACTGGCATAAAATGTATAGTCAAGGCAAACCACTTCTTCGCTGAATTGCCAGACAAAGATTTGCACCAGTATGAT GTTACAATTACACCTGACATTGCATCACGGAGGTTGAATCGGGCTGTGATGAAGCGGCTGGTGGATTTATACAGGGAATCCCATCTTGGAAATCGGCTCCCTGCCTATGACGGGCGCAAGAGTCTGTATACTGCTGGGCCACTTCCTTtctcatcaaaagaatttaAGATCGCACTTATGGATGACGATGATGGATCAGGCGGGCAAAG gagggagagagaattTAAAGTGGTGATCAAATTTGCTGCACGTGCTGACCTGCACCATCTAGAACTCTTTCTGCAGGGGAGGCAAGCTGAGGCTCCTCAGGAAGCCCTTCAGGTTCTTGACATTGTTCTGCGTGAATTGCCTACTGCTAG TTACTATCCTGTGGGGCGTTCATTTTATTCCCCTGATCTGGGGAGAAGGCAGTCACTCGGTGAGGGTTTGGAAAGTTGGCGTGGATTCTATCAAAGTATTCGTCCAACGCAGATGGGGCTGTCTCTGAATATTG ATATGTCCTCTACGGCTTTCATTGAGCCACTGCCGGTCATTGAATTTGTCAATGAGCTGCTCAATCGAGATATTTCATCTAGACCATTGTCTGATGCTGATCGGGTGAAG ATAAAGAAGGCTCTACGAGGAATCAAGGTTGAGGTCACTCACCGTGGAAATATGCGCAGAAAATACCGCATATCTGGTTTGACATCGCAGGCCACAAGAGAACTGAC TTTTCCACTTGATGAAAGAGGTACTATGAAATCAGTTGTTGAGTACTTTCATGAAACCTATGGTTTCATTATTAAGCACACCCAACTGCCTTGTCTACAAGTGGGAAATCAACAAAGATCAAATTATTTGCCCATGGAG GTCTGCAAAATTGTTGAGGGTCAAAGGTACTCAAGGAGGTTGAATGAGAGGCAGATTACTGCTTTGCTGAAGGTGACCTGTCAGCGTCCTCACGAAAGGGAACTTGATATCATGCAG ACAGTTCGTCAAAATGCTTACCACGCAGATCCTTATGCTCAAGAGTTTGGAATTAAAATAAGTGAGAATCTCACTTTAGTTGAAGCTCGCATCCTTCCTGCACCAAGG CTTAAATATCATGATACGGGTAGAGAAAAAGATTGCCTGCCTCGCGTTGGACAGTGGAACATGATGAATAAG AAAATGGTTAATGGGGGCACAGTCAACAATTGGATGTGCATAAATTTCTCATGGAATGTGCAAGATGCTGCTGCCCGTCGGTTCTGTCATGAACTTGCTCAAATGTGTAACATTTCTGGCATG GCATTTAATCCAGAACCAGTTCTTCCACCTATTAGTGCTCGTCCAGATCAGGTAGAGAGGGCCCTAAAAACTCGCTACCACGAAGCAATGACCAAACTCCAGCCACAGGGCCAGGAGCTTGAGCTGCTTATTGCTATTTTGCCTGATAATAATGGCTCTCTTTATG GTGATTTGAAACGAATTTGTGAAACAGATCTTGGCCTTGTTTCCCAGTGCTGTTTAACGAAGCACGTATTTAAGACAAATAAGCAACAGTATTTGGCAAATGTAACATTGAAGATTAATGTGAAGGTTGGGGGAAGGAATACAGTGCTAGTTGATGCTCTGTCAAGGCGAATTCCTTTAGTCAGCGACCGGCCTACCATCATTTTCGGTGCTGATGTCACCCATCCTCATCCTGGAGAGGATTCAAGTCCATCAATTGCGGCT GTTGTGGCTTCTCAAGATTGGCCTGAAGTTACAAAGTATGCTGGTTTGGTTTCTGCTCAAGCCCATCGACAGGAACTCATCCAAGATTTGTTCAAAACATGGCAGGATCCAGCAAGAGGGACAATGTCTGGTGGCATGATCAA GGAACTGCTCATATCTTTCCGTAGATCAACTGGGCAGAAACCTCAACGTATCATATTTTACAG GGATGGTGTCAGTGAAGGCCAGTTTTATCAAGTTTTGCTGTATGAACTTGACGCCATTCGTAAA GCATGTGCCTCTTTGGAGCCTGACTATCAGCCTCCCGTGACTTTTGTTGTGGTTCAGAAGCGACATCATACCAGGTTGTTTGCCAACAACCATTCTGACCCCAAAGCTGTTGACAGAAGTGGGAATATATTACCTG GTACCGTTGTCGACTCcaaaatctgtcatccaactGAATTTGACTTCTACTTGTGCAGCCATGCTGGAATCCAG GGCACTAGCCGTCCAGCTCATTACCATGTGCTATGGGATGAAAACAAGTTTTCAGCTGATGGATTGCAGACCCTTACAAATAACCTTTGCTATAC ATATGCAAGGTGCACACGTTCTGTTTCCGTGG TGCCCCCTGCATACTATGCACATCTTGCTGCATTCCGAGCGCGGTTCTATCTGGAACCACAGACGTCAGAAGGGGGGTCAGTGACAAGTGGTGCGAATGCTGGACGTGGGTACACGGGTGGACGGGGCACGCGAGCACCGAATGCGAATGCTGCTGTGAGGCCTTTACCTGCTCTGAAGGAGAATGTGAAAAGGGTTATGTTCTACTGTTAG